The genomic DNA ACTGTCGGCGGACGGTTCCCTTTGCCCGCTGGCCTCAACAGCCACGGGCCTGGTACATCGATACCGCACGGGGGCCGTCCACCCGCTCACTCCCGATGACGCCGCCGATGTCGCCCCCGATGCCGCCCCCGGGGCAGGGCGGGCACGGGGAGCCGAAAGCGCCGCGGTCCCCGGCCCATCCCTCTACTTCCCGGCGTTCAGCCCCAGCCCGCGCACCAGCACGATCCGCGTGCGCTCCCCGCTGATGCCGAAATCGTCGTCGTTCACCAGCAGCAGCGTGTCGTCGGGCAGGATCGCCATCCCCTCCAGCTTCACCGGCAGATCCTTGTGGTCGGCGGTGTCCAGCACCAGCCGCTTGCGCAGCGGCGTGACACCCGTCCCCGACAGCTCGTTGCTCTGCTCCAGCGTCGGCCGCGTCTGCGGGTCGTCCCACTGGCCGCCCGCGATGTCGGTGGCGCCGTCGTTCAGCTTCACCTCGAACAGCTTCGTCGTGCCGTCCGTGCGCTCCAGCACCAGCAGCCGGTCCGGCCCCAGCCAGGTCATCTCGCTGATCCGCGGCGCCGACTGGTTCTCCGAAGGGTCCAGCCGGAAGGAACGCGGGTCCTCCAGCTGGTACACCCACTCGCCCGTCACCTTCCCCGTCGCCGGGTCGAAGCGCAGCAGCCGCGTGTTCCGCGCCTTGCGGTAGGCCGCCGCATCCGGGTTCGCCAGCGGGTTCTGCACCATCGCATAGAGTGCGCTGCCATCCGGCACGCCGGTCAGGCTCTCGATCCCCCGGTTCGACTGCCGCTTCGCCAGGATCGCCGGCAGCGTGTCCGCCACCTCGTAACGTGCCCCCGCCAGCTCCGCCTTGCTGCCGCCCGCCGGCACATAGCGCCGCAGCACCCGCCCATCCGCGCCGATATGCACGATGGAGGGCGCATTCTCCTCGCCGATCCAGAAGCTCCCGTCCGGCGCGCGGAACAGCCCTTCCGCGTCCAGCGCGGAAGGATCGAAGTCCAGCTTCTTCCCCTCGGCATCGATCGGCGTCTCGGTACGGCCGGGCAGGGGGTTCGTCAGCCCCGTCACCGGCCGCCCGTCCTGCCCCTTGATCGCGATCGCCTCGAAGACGCGGAAGCGCTTCGCCGCCGGGTCCAGCATCACCCCATAGATCGTCGGGCTGTAGGACGGCACCGGATAGAC from Roseomonas gilardii includes the following:
- a CDS encoding esterase-like activity of phytase family protein, giving the protein MRRLLLAATCLALPCLVGGFLFLSPAARAAEPQITILDDHDPGMRLGTVRFPDGKTLELTVGIGSAAYRRPGDAPDIVYTMSDRGPNFTCEEGVKITGLAIGKLCAPDEKGRVYPVPSYSPTIYGVMLDPAAKRFRVFEAIAIKGQDGRPVTGLTNPLPGRTETPIDAEGKKLDFDPSALDAEGLFRAPDGSFWIGEENAPSIVHIGADGRVLRRYVPAGGSKAELAGARYEVADTLPAILAKRQSNRGIESLTGVPDGSALYAMVQNPLANPDAAAYRKARNTRLLRFDPATGKVTGEWVYQLEDPRSFRLDPSENQSAPRISEMTWLGPDRLLVLERTDGTTKLFEVKLNDGATDIAGGQWDDPQTRPTLEQSNELSGTGVTPLRKRLVLDTADHKDLPVKLEGMAILPDDTLLLVNDDDFGISGERTRIVLVRGLGLNAGK